atttaacatgatgcttggatctttcttcactatgaagggtggaatttggacatttctttcataatcttctgacatgtctgacttgtcttcaattcccactatatttattttcccagaaagaactatgtggcgctttggctcattgatcattgagttgatgtcttcgttttttcctctctttgattttgtagacatgtctttcacataaaacatctgactcacatcggcagcaaggacaaatggtttgtctatgtacccaatattattgaggtccactgttgtcattccatactctttgtcgactgttacccctcctccggtcagcttcacccattggcaccggaacaaatggactttaaaattaggtgcgtagtctagttcccatatatcttctatgcggccataatatgtttgtatattcctatttagatctgtgccatctatgcgaacaccactattttgattggtgctccttttatcttgggcaactgtgtaaaatgtattcccatttatctcatacccttggtacgtgaggatatgccatgatggttgcctagccaacaaatacagttgctcatcaatattgtcatcgtcttgacattcttttcgcaaccaaccactgaaactttccatgtgctgacacctaatccaagcttcagtcttccctggaaacttggatcgtaagaactccttatgtatctcgatgtacggatgcaccaatgacgaggatagtaacattttgaatggaatggctcgggctcggggaagaagaaatgagctggattataggccgggataattagtcccggttaggggggcaaaccgggactaaagattaatctttattcccggggcatcacccaaaccgggactaaaagctttagtcctggctggtattaccaaccaggactaaaggtacgcggacaaccgttgggcagggacctttagtcccggttggtattaccaaccgggactacctttagtcccgggggcaaaaaatgccgaggctaatgccaaattgggacattgttctaaagtctgttctctagtagtgatgtAAATACCTTGGCTTTGTCTTTCTTTACATGGTAAAATCTCTTCGACTCTTTCAGAaaggtcatggggcacccggcaaagaaatttaaaaaaaataaaaaaaattctttgccgggtgccgtcgtcacctggcacccggcaaaggcccaTGACTAAAAAGGCCGGCCCACGTCCAACCTTAACCTATTCCAGCAGACCCGCGTCTACGCTCCGCCGCCGcgctccgccaccgccgccctcgCGCTCCGTCGTGCCCGCGCCTCTCCCGTGCCTCGCCCGCGCCTTGCTTCTGCGCCCAGTCCCAGCGACCCCGCGGTGCCGGCACCAGCGGCCCAGCGCCCGCGCGAGCCGTGCCCACGCCCGGCGGCGCTCGCCCCGGCGGCCGGCCGGCTCTCCCACCCAGATCCGGCGGCCCCGCGGCCGCGGCCCTGCCCCGATGACCCCAGCGGCGCTCGGACCGGCCAGCGCTCCTGCCTGGCCCCGGCGCCCCAGCCTCGCCGGCCGCGGCGGCCACGTGGCCCCACCTCACCGGCCATCCCCGATGAGGCCGACTGCCCGTGGTCCGACCGCCGGGCTCCTCCCGCCGCCGGCCAACAGTAGAGGAGGTAggtggaagaagggaggaggaaggaagaagaagaaaaagaagggggaggaggaagaggaaaaaaagagaaggggaggaggaagaagaggaagaaagagaagggggaggaggaagaagaggaaggtgctgACCCAACCGCCCATCGATCCCCACGCCGTTCCGACCGACCATTGATCCTCacgctgctgcggtcatccccaCCGTCGTCAccggccctcgctcttgccgttcttgccgccaaggtaagccctacccttgtagtgttagtagtagtagttagtagtgttagtagtagttagttgtagtgttagtagtagtagttagtagttttagttgtagtgttagttgtagtagttagtagtgttagttgtagggttagtaaatagtagtagttagtaagtagtagtggttagtaatagtagttgttaatagttaagtagttcttactattagcattgttagtagttaagtagttgttagtagtagtgttagtagtagttgtagggttagtagtaactgttgttgtactacttcaatactttcatgtgcatggaaagagaactaaagtacatggctcctcttgatatattggtggttgttggccttcgtgtccatgtttggtatatatgtggttgttggccttcgtgccatgtttcgtatatatgtggttgttggccttcgtgccatgttttttgcaggttttgggaatctccccgtgcaggggaggtgctgccgaaattttgagtcgacactaaccatttttgcccttttttgcaggaggaggatctgtgggagggactcggcgacctcGATCGTCTTTGTCGGCGCTGCGAGTCTTCCTGCACCGCGTTGACTCGCCACTCACCGACTCTCCACCACCCCGCTACCCGGACCtcaccaccaccctaggtataacccctctatccatatgtggtctttggtcgcgtaacctagttaggtgtctcccgttcgaaagagatatggtcgttttgagattaagtagctttcatttggtcgtcttacatctcaaattctttatgacatgtagatgattccatggtggtgcgagtcctttgccgactgctgggagatgatcgtggacaggtggttcacagaGGGTTATATCCAGGAATACGAAGCCCACCGGGAGCGGGCTTTACAGGCGATAGGCCCcacacaccaccaaggcagccgcagcctcggcgcgtacaagcaagcttgggtacgtgaattcatttttagtattctgactctccattctgcatgtttcttctaatcatcttgttgtctttctcgcagtcggcgtcgcatggtggccagcctttgtCCATGTTCATGGCGTATGGACTGGCCCGCAAGGGAAAGGCGACTTCCGTTGTCACCTTTAGCCCGGATGACCCACCCGAGTCGTACAGCAACTCGAGCGCCCACACCCGCATCAGCTCCTACGCGTTGGAGGCAAGGTCGGTCCAGGGGCCAGACTGGGATCCGAGCACCGACGACATTGATGGCACGACTATCATGAGGATCGGAcagggcaagaagcatgggcggtactggcttggcgatggcaccctcgagtccggctctgttccctccctctcccagattcgagcaagtaCCTCGAGCGGAGGCCcggccatacgccaacggccgtccccttcacagcagcgggtcgacgcactccaggttaatccagtttaactcttcgtacattgatctttacataacttagttacctttacattactaaaacattcgattgaaatgttgcaggccgataacgagaggatggctcaggagctgcgggacctggcggcgaggaccgaggtggccgagcgggaaagacaagccgagcgggccgagcgggagagacaggccaagcagctggcggagattacgatgttcctgcagaactttgggcaagtgaacggtgtacctgtgccgatgttcgctccagcgccgccgccagttgtatctagtccagtgagtatgaatccatattgcttcgactagtgctttcattagatgacccactctaagcgcctgaatctcttgtcctttatgtagcctccgtcggcgggttcgaataacccatctcaggcgcaagcaggtggtgccgagtttccttcaccaggcactcagtttcctccccacatttagtttgtatctctttttcaccgcttgatggacatgtgatgcactgtgatccactatcgacttgtttcgatggtaattggacctattatgtttgtgatgtcgtgtatgtgaggtattgtattcgcgatgtgatatatatgtgtgggattgagtttgtgatgagatggatgtgatatatatgtgctatattgtctttgtgatgcttcagatgtgatatatatcttttatatgctgtgtttgtgattatagaatcaaaaaacaaaataaaaaaaattaatttttgaggctttgccgagtgccctggccctggcactcggcaaagcagggaATTCTGAaaggaattcccagctttgccgagtgccagggctagggcacccggcaaagttttttttaaaaaaaaatttctttgccgtgtgccccatgacctggcacccggcaaagaaattacgaaaaaaataaaaaactttttgCCGGGTGCCCCCGCGGTgtgacacccggcaaagaaattataaaaaaaataaaaaaaaaatctttgccgggtgcctccccggcatggcacccggcaaagaaaatttaaaaaaaaaattaaaaaaatatttgctGGGTTCCTCTgacatggcacccggcaaagcaagGGATGACAGAGCCGGCGTCGTAAccaccacttttctttgccgggtgcccgataaaaagcacccggcaaagaaatctttgccgactaaCTTTTTgtcggaggctctttgccgagtgctgcacccggcaaaggctttgccgagtgcaaagtagcctttgccgggtgcattcggcacccgacaaagcgcctgaatccagtagtgagtgATTTCAATGGTTAGAGTCAGCTTTGGCGGCTTTGTTTGCCATGGAATAGTCTGCATATATAACAGTGACACAGAGTATGTCGTTGTCTCATTATGCACATGACTTTTCTCTTCAGTAATTGGTATAGGTTTTGCATTGCACATTATATTGACCACGTGTCTGACCACAGCTAGCATAGCTCTTTTTTCAGCCATACAAACGCCAGTAATCAGTTAGGGGCTGTTTGGATGGTggtgtggctgaggtgcctgatCTAGGCAAGGCTCTTAGGCGTTATGT
This sequence is a window from Miscanthus floridulus cultivar M001 chromosome 10, ASM1932011v1, whole genome shotgun sequence. Protein-coding genes within it:
- the LOC136487907 gene encoding uncharacterized protein yields the protein MAGEVGPRGRRGRRGWGAGARQERWPVRAPLGSSGQGRGRGAAGSGWESRPAAGASAAGRGHGSRGRWAAGAGTAGSLGLGAEARRGRGTGEARARRSARAAVAERGGGA